A region from the Candidatus Tenderia electrophaga genome encodes:
- a CDS encoding primosomal replication protein N (binds single-stranded DNA at the primosome assembly site), giving the protein MHNQLVLSGVVCKAPETRYNPAGIPLTRLSVEHRSRQIEAGLEREAYCRIVVIATGQELSKKAQALSQGQAVKVAGFISRADSRQGQAMLVLHAQALQGLASLDQE; this is encoded by the coding sequence TTGCACAACCAACTGGTGTTGTCAGGCGTTGTCTGCAAGGCACCGGAAACACGGTACAACCCAGCGGGTATTCCTCTGACGCGCTTGTCAGTGGAGCACCGCTCCCGCCAGATTGAGGCGGGCTTGGAGCGAGAGGCCTACTGCCGCATCGTGGTGATCGCCACCGGGCAAGAACTCTCAAAGAAGGCCCAGGCCCTGAGCCAGGGGCAGGCGGTCAAAGTGGCCGGCTTTATCAGCCGCGCCGACAGCCGCCAGGGGCAGGCCATGCTTGTGCTGCATGCCCAGGCGCTCCAAGGGTTGGCATCATTGGATCAGGAATAG
- a CDS encoding replicative DNA helicase, translating into MPETSPVPFAQDEILEALKRPPHSIEAEQSMLGGLMLDNSTWDQVADLVGEEDFYRKDHQLIFRAVRRLSEEGTPFDVVTLSEWLDSHNDLDNAGGLSYLGMLANNTPSAANIKAYANIIRERSVLRQLISVGTKISDSAFNTEGRNSVELLDDAERMVFEIAEKGANQKGGFAIIKDVLVNVVDRIDHLFNQDGSITGLPTGYNDLDDMTSGLQQGDLIIVAGRPSMGKTTFAMNIAEHAAMTCDKPVAVFSMEMPADSLAMRMISSLGRIDQNKVRSGKLDDDDWPRLTSAIGMLQEKPLFIDDTGGLSPNELRARCRRLMREHGQLGLIVIDYLQLMQVPGFKENRTAEISEISRSLKGLAKEMDTPVIALSQLNRSLEQRPDKRPVMSDLRESGAIEQDADVIIFIYRDEVYKEDSPDKGTAEILIRKQRNGPIGMVRLTFRGKYTRFESFAHDIYDAGDFE; encoded by the coding sequence ATGCCAGAAACATCCCCAGTCCCGTTCGCTCAGGATGAAATCCTAGAGGCCCTGAAACGCCCGCCCCATTCGATTGAGGCGGAGCAGTCCATGCTTGGCGGACTGATGCTGGATAACTCCACCTGGGATCAGGTGGCCGACCTGGTCGGCGAAGAGGATTTCTACCGCAAGGACCACCAGCTTATCTTTCGCGCCGTGCGCCGGCTCAGCGAGGAGGGCACGCCCTTTGACGTGGTGACCCTGTCCGAGTGGCTCGACAGCCATAACGACCTGGATAACGCCGGCGGTCTGTCGTACCTGGGCATGCTGGCCAACAACACCCCCAGCGCCGCCAACATCAAGGCCTACGCCAACATCATCCGCGAGCGCTCGGTGCTGCGTCAGTTGATCAGCGTCGGCACCAAGATCTCCGACAGCGCCTTCAATACCGAGGGGCGCAATAGTGTCGAATTGCTGGACGATGCTGAGCGCATGGTGTTTGAGATCGCGGAGAAGGGCGCCAACCAAAAAGGCGGCTTTGCGATCATCAAGGATGTGTTGGTGAATGTGGTGGATCGCATCGACCACCTCTTCAATCAGGACGGTTCCATTACCGGCCTGCCCACCGGCTATAACGACCTCGACGATATGACGTCCGGCCTGCAGCAGGGTGACCTGATCATCGTCGCGGGCCGCCCTTCCATGGGTAAGACCACCTTCGCCATGAATATCGCCGAACATGCGGCCATGACCTGTGACAAGCCGGTGGCGGTGTTCAGTATGGAAATGCCGGCCGACTCCTTGGCGATGCGTATGATTTCATCCCTGGGCCGTATCGACCAGAACAAGGTGCGCAGCGGCAAGCTTGACGATGACGACTGGCCGCGCCTGACCTCGGCCATCGGCATGCTGCAGGAAAAACCGCTCTTTATCGATGATACCGGAGGCCTGTCGCCCAACGAACTGCGCGCCCGCTGTCGCCGCCTCATGCGCGAACACGGCCAGTTGGGGTTGATCGTGATCGACTACCTACAGCTTATGCAGGTGCCCGGTTTCAAGGAGAACCGTACTGCGGAAATCTCTGAAATCTCACGCTCACTTAAAGGTCTGGCCAAGGAAATGGACACGCCGGTGATCGCCTTGTCACAGCTCAATCGTAGTTTGGAGCAACGGCCCGACAAGCGCCCGGTGATGTCGGACCTGCGTGAATCAGGTGCCATCGAGCAGGATGCCGACGTCATCATTTTCATCTACCGCGACGAGGTTTACAAAGAGGACAGTCCCGACAAGGGCACGGCCGAAATCCTGATCCGCAAACAGCGTAATGGCCCCATCGGCATGGTCCGCCTGACCTTCCGGGGCAAATACACCCGCTTTGAGAGTTTTGCCCATGATATTTACGACGCCGGGGATTTCGAATGA
- the rpsR gene encoding 30S ribosomal protein S18 (binds as a heterodimer with protein S6 to the central domain of the 16S rRNA; helps stabilize the platform of the 30S subunit): MARYFRRRKFCRFTAEGVKEIDYKDLNTLKSYVTETGKIVPSRITGTKARYQRQLSTAIKRARYIALLPYSDAHRK; the protein is encoded by the coding sequence ATGGCTCGTTATTTTCGTCGTCGCAAGTTTTGCCGGTTTACCGCCGAAGGTGTGAAAGAGATCGATTACAAGGATCTCAACACCCTGAAATCGTATGTCACTGAAACCGGTAAGATCGTGCCCAGCCGCATTACCGGCACCAAGGCCCGGTATCAGCGTCAGCTGTCCACTGCCATCAAGCGCGCCCGTTATATCGCGCTCTTACCCTATAGCGACGCGCACAGGAAGTAA
- a CDS encoding acyl-[ACP]--phospholipid O-acyltransferase — MIRILASILRWLLARLYKIEVAGRHHLDDLDENVLVVANHTSFLDALLLYLFLPFPVTFAINTHQSRQWYVRAFRDVVRLFPLDPANPLSIRTLIQQLQQGERVVIFPEGRITVTGALMKVYNGPGLVAVKSGAQVLPVAINGAQYTTFSRLKNKVRLRWFPKITLTIMAPRRIEPPQNLRGRDQREYAGKRLSDLMVEMVFQADAANHNLFKSLLDARNIHGGSHGVVEDPQKTRLSYNDLLLRIILLGRWFKTRTGRGDKVGVLLPNMNGAVVTFWALVAQDRVPAMLNFTAGAKGMVSACETAGLKTVVTSRQFIRRADLDEAVAALADKVEILYLEDLAKDIARADKLKAWIASRLEALINSQVDCQTDPDAAAVVLFTSGSEGVPKGVVLSHRNLLANIRQLTTRFDFNAHDVLLNAMPMFHAFGLTGGTLLPILSGMRTVLYPSPLHYRVIPELAYDTGATILFGTNTFLAGYAKAAHPYDFYSVRYVFAGAERLKPETRELWQQKFGVRIFEGYGATECSPVVAGNTPMDYRPGSVGRLMPGMAYQLEAVAGLEQGGRLHVRGPNVMAGYLLHDRPGELVAPQSVFGPGWYDTGDIVTIDADGFIYIQGRVKRFAKVAGEMISLSVAENLAAKLWPDEQHAAIAVDDPGKGEKVVLLTERPGADRSALLEQARREGVGELALPRQVITVSQIPLLGIGKIDYLRAAALAEDRLAAHRD; from the coding sequence ATGATCAGGATTCTGGCATCGATACTGCGCTGGTTGCTGGCGCGTTTGTATAAGATCGAGGTCGCCGGCCGGCACCACCTGGACGACCTGGATGAGAACGTGTTGGTGGTGGCCAACCACACCTCGTTTCTCGACGCCTTGTTGTTGTATCTGTTTCTGCCGTTTCCGGTGACCTTCGCCATCAATACCCATCAGTCCCGCCAATGGTATGTGCGTGCCTTCAGGGACGTGGTGCGTCTGTTTCCCTTGGACCCGGCCAACCCCTTGTCGATCCGCACCCTGATCCAACAGCTGCAGCAAGGCGAACGGGTGGTGATCTTTCCCGAGGGACGCATTACCGTCACCGGCGCCCTGATGAAGGTCTATAACGGCCCGGGGTTGGTGGCCGTCAAGAGCGGCGCCCAGGTCTTGCCGGTGGCTATCAACGGCGCGCAGTACACCACCTTTTCGCGCCTCAAGAACAAGGTGAGACTGCGCTGGTTTCCCAAGATTACGCTCACCATCATGGCGCCGCGCCGTATCGAACCGCCGCAGAATCTGCGCGGTCGTGATCAGCGTGAATACGCCGGCAAGCGGCTGTCCGATCTTATGGTGGAGATGGTGTTCCAGGCCGATGCGGCCAACCACAATCTGTTCAAGAGTTTGCTCGACGCCCGCAATATCCACGGCGGTTCCCATGGCGTGGTGGAGGATCCGCAGAAGACCCGTCTCAGCTATAACGATCTGTTGCTGCGCATCATCTTGCTGGGCCGGTGGTTTAAGACTCGCACCGGGCGAGGCGACAAGGTGGGCGTGCTGCTGCCCAACATGAACGGCGCGGTGGTGACATTCTGGGCCCTGGTGGCCCAGGACCGGGTGCCGGCCATGCTCAATTTCACCGCCGGCGCGAAGGGGATGGTGTCGGCCTGTGAGACGGCCGGCCTCAAAACGGTTGTTACGTCGCGCCAGTTTATTCGACGCGCGGATCTCGATGAGGCGGTCGCGGCGTTGGCGGACAAGGTGGAGATCCTCTATCTGGAGGATCTGGCCAAGGACATCGCCCGCGCCGATAAGTTGAAGGCCTGGATCGCCAGCCGCCTGGAGGCGTTGATCAACAGTCAGGTCGATTGCCAGACCGATCCCGATGCCGCGGCGGTGGTCTTGTTTACCTCGGGCTCCGAGGGCGTGCCCAAGGGCGTGGTATTGTCACACCGCAATCTATTGGCCAATATTCGCCAGCTCACCACGCGTTTTGATTTCAACGCCCACGATGTGCTGCTCAACGCCATGCCCATGTTCCATGCCTTCGGCCTGACCGGCGGTACCTTGCTGCCCATCCTCAGCGGCATGCGCACCGTGCTCTATCCCTCGCCGCTGCATTATCGCGTCATTCCCGAGTTGGCCTACGATACGGGCGCCACCATTCTGTTCGGCACCAATACCTTTCTGGCGGGCTATGCCAAGGCCGCCCACCCCTACGATTTCTACTCGGTGCGTTATGTCTTTGCCGGGGCGGAGCGGCTTAAACCCGAGACCCGTGAGCTGTGGCAGCAGAAATTCGGTGTGCGCATTTTTGAAGGTTACGGCGCCACCGAGTGCAGCCCGGTGGTGGCGGGCAATACGCCCATGGATTATCGTCCCGGCAGCGTGGGTCGGCTGATGCCGGGCATGGCGTATCAGCTCGAGGCTGTGGCAGGTTTGGAACAGGGCGGTCGGCTGCATGTGCGCGGTCCTAATGTGATGGCCGGCTATCTGTTGCATGATCGGCCCGGTGAACTGGTGGCGCCGCAATCCGTGTTCGGTCCCGGTTGGTACGATACCGGCGACATTGTCACGATCGATGCCGATGGCTTTATCTATATCCAAGGTCGCGTCAAACGTTTCGCCAAGGTGGCCGGTGAGATGATATCTCTATCCGTAGCCGAAAACCTGGCCGCCAAGCTCTGGCCCGATGAACAGCATGCCGCGATCGCGGTGGACGATCCGGGCAAGGGTGAGAAAGTCGTCTTGCTGACGGAGCGGCCGGGCGCCGATCGTTCCGCTCTGCTGGAGCAGGCCCGCCGCGAGGGCGTGGGCGAACTCGCCCTGCCGCGCCAGGTGATCACGGTGTCGCAGATTCCGCTGTTAGGCATCGGCAAGATCGATTATCTGCGCGCCGCCGCCTTGGCGGAAGATCGGCTCGCGGCACATCGAGACTAA
- a CDS encoding cytochrome C oxidase Cbb3, translating to METIYALVPAMILLALVSVVVFFWAARSGQYDDMEGPAHRILDDDDDPRLPQNRPEEKRPESDEKRP from the coding sequence ATGGAAACCATTTACGCCCTGGTACCCGCCATGATCCTGTTGGCCCTGGTGAGCGTGGTGGTCTTCTTCTGGGCCGCGCGCAGCGGTCAGTACGATGACATGGAGGGGCCGGCCCATCGTATCCTGGACGACGACGATGATCCGCGCCTGCCCCAGAACAGGCCTGAGGAAAAAAGACCCGAGTCCGATGAGAAGCGGCCCTGA
- a CDS encoding diguanylate cyclase: MAVSSIKSKILIFAVLATLIPSAGLGLLSFWQNETMIADNVTHQLRVLAGDTRRELEFWLKERVDGLRTLSNSNTVINGIAQHNDTADGDNALQMLPHYLRLVEQKLDALLQLTVLDASGKQVASSAQTGAVVSLSAPWPEDAATKGVVIDAPHWDSSAHTATFSLAVPVLSLDDKIIGALVAVVDLNSVAPTLKHRSDISAGYVVLMDRAGRPLLDTLARSSELSPLESRTVQRLIQHQGQPIVYERPLTGEVLGLADTAGTLPLLVVAERDRDEIYQAWTAFRNLFLSLLGGLTLLVALIGWGMGRSIVTPLERLTGAADRVAAGDLEIALPVTRRDEIGRLTRVFNQMTEHLRHSHAQVEAANQALQQQNQLLERLSITDNLTGLYNRKKLDDILTDQLARYERHRHPFAVLLLDIDHFKALNDSYGHLAGDEVLKSVAHILTQSIRSVDYAARYGGEEFVIVLPETNTATARDLAERICGAIRDKCCQFEGQSLAVTLSIGVAGIRDSDKNIEAIIARADEVLYAAKHAGRNRVHCAL; this comes from the coding sequence ATCGCGGTAAGCAGCATCAAGAGCAAGATTCTAATCTTCGCCGTTCTGGCCACGCTGATCCCCTCAGCGGGGTTGGGCCTGCTTTCCTTCTGGCAGAACGAGACCATGATCGCCGACAATGTCACACACCAACTGCGTGTGCTGGCGGGCGACACCCGTCGCGAACTGGAGTTCTGGCTCAAGGAACGCGTCGACGGCTTACGCACGCTGTCCAATTCAAATACGGTCATCAACGGCATCGCCCAACACAACGACACCGCTGACGGCGATAACGCACTGCAGATGCTGCCGCACTATCTGCGGCTGGTGGAACAGAAACTGGATGCGCTGCTGCAATTGACCGTGCTTGACGCCTCCGGAAAGCAGGTGGCCAGCAGTGCCCAGACAGGCGCTGTCGTCTCCCTGTCGGCGCCGTGGCCCGAAGACGCCGCAACCAAGGGTGTGGTGATCGACGCGCCGCATTGGGACAGCAGCGCCCACACCGCGACCTTCAGCTTGGCCGTACCGGTACTGTCGCTCGACGACAAAATTATCGGCGCCTTGGTTGCGGTGGTCGATCTGAACAGTGTGGCCCCAACGCTGAAACACAGGTCTGACATATCTGCGGGATACGTGGTGCTCATGGACCGGGCGGGAAGACCATTACTGGATACCCTAGCCCGGTCCAGCGAGCTATCCCCACTGGAGTCGCGGACAGTCCAACGACTGATACAGCATCAGGGCCAACCCATCGTTTATGAGCGTCCCTTAACCGGCGAAGTCCTCGGGCTCGCCGACACCGCAGGGACTCTGCCCCTGCTGGTGGTCGCCGAGCGGGACCGCGACGAGATCTACCAGGCATGGACGGCGTTTCGCAATCTGTTTCTCAGCCTGCTGGGAGGACTGACGCTGCTGGTGGCCTTGATCGGCTGGGGGATGGGGCGCTCCATCGTCACACCGTTGGAACGCCTGACCGGCGCCGCGGACCGTGTCGCCGCCGGTGATTTGGAGATAGCGCTTCCGGTAACGCGACGTGATGAGATCGGCCGTCTCACCCGGGTATTCAATCAGATGACCGAGCATCTGCGTCACAGTCATGCCCAAGTCGAGGCGGCCAATCAGGCCCTGCAACAGCAAAACCAGCTGCTGGAACGGCTTTCGATTACGGATAATCTCACCGGTCTCTACAACCGCAAAAAGCTGGATGATATTCTGACCGATCAACTGGCGCGTTATGAACGCCACCGCCATCCCTTCGCCGTGCTGTTATTGGATATCGATCATTTCAAGGCGCTCAATGATAGCTACGGCCATCTGGCCGGCGATGAAGTATTGAAAAGCGTCGCTCACATCCTGACCCAATCAATCCGCAGTGTCGACTATGCGGCACGCTACGGCGGCGAGGAATTTGTCATCGTGTTGCCCGAAACAAACACCGCTACCGCGCGGGATCTGGCGGAGCGCATATGCGGTGCGATTCGAGACAAATGCTGTCAATTCGAGGGACAGTCATTGGCGGTGACCCTCAGTATCGGCGTCGCCGGTATACGCGACAGCGACAAAAATATAGAGGCCATTATTGCGCGCGCCGACGAGGTGCTCTACGCAGCCAAGCATGCCGGTCGCAACCGGGTTCATTGCGCCCTTTGA
- the alr gene encoding alanine racemase (converts L-alanine to D-alanine which is used in cell wall biosynthesis; binds one pyridoxal phosphate per monomer; forms a homodimer) — protein sequence MSFAVEAHIDLTALRHNLQRVRQAAPDAKIMAVIKANGYGHGMVQVAKALHEVDAFAVARLHEALALRQSGIENTIAVLEGFQSAADLDQFARHALQPVIHHARQIELLQQTRLSTPLQVWLKIDSGMHRMGVAPENARECWQGLDALGSVAAVRLMTHLASADVRDSKQTEQQLETFQQAIAGIDAETSIANSAGVLGWTHSHSDWVRPGIMLYGVSPFCTGTAADDDLQPVMTLSSRLIAVNHVKRGDAVGYGASWVCPDDMPLGVVACGYGDGYPRHAIAGTPVLLNDACVPVVARVSMDTICVDLRTQPKADIGDPVVLWGKGLPVEEIAAAAGTIPYELLCAVSRRVNLHHQA from the coding sequence ATGAGCTTCGCCGTCGAGGCGCACATCGATCTGACGGCACTCCGGCATAACCTCCAACGCGTTCGCCAAGCCGCGCCCGATGCCAAAATCATGGCTGTGATCAAGGCCAACGGCTACGGCCATGGCATGGTCCAGGTCGCGAAAGCACTCCATGAGGTTGATGCCTTTGCGGTGGCGCGTCTGCATGAGGCGCTGGCGTTGCGCCAATCAGGCATTGAAAACACCATTGCAGTCTTGGAAGGCTTTCAAAGTGCAGCCGATCTCGACCAATTCGCCCGCCATGCCTTGCAGCCGGTTATTCACCACGCCCGTCAGATCGAGCTGTTACAGCAGACACGCCTCAGCACGCCCTTGCAGGTCTGGCTCAAAATCGATTCGGGCATGCATCGCATGGGCGTGGCGCCTGAGAATGCCCGCGAGTGTTGGCAAGGGCTGGATGCCTTGGGGAGCGTAGCGGCGGTGCGACTCATGACCCACCTGGCCTCAGCCGACGTGCGCGACAGCAAGCAAACCGAGCAACAGCTGGAGACATTTCAGCAGGCCATCGCGGGTATTGACGCCGAGACCAGTATCGCCAATTCGGCCGGTGTGCTGGGGTGGACTCACAGCCACAGCGACTGGGTGCGTCCAGGCATCATGTTGTACGGCGTTTCACCCTTTTGTACGGGCACCGCGGCCGATGACGATTTGCAGCCGGTGATGACCCTGAGTTCACGCTTGATCGCCGTTAACCACGTCAAGCGCGGCGATGCCGTCGGTTACGGTGCCAGCTGGGTGTGTCCCGACGACATGCCCCTCGGGGTGGTGGCTTGCGGCTACGGCGACGGTTATCCGCGTCATGCGATAGCGGGCACGCCGGTGTTGCTCAATGATGCTTGCGTCCCCGTGGTGGCGCGGGTGTCCATGGATACGATCTGTGTCGATCTGCGCACTCAGCCCAAGGCCGACATCGGCGATCCGGTCGTGTTGTGGGGCAAAGGACTGCCGGTGGAGGAGATCGCTGCGGCGGCGGGCACTATTCCGTATGAACTGTTGTGCGCGGTAAGTCGCCGGGTGAACCTTCACCATCAGGCCTGA
- the rplI gene encoding 50S ribosomal protein L9 (in Escherichia coli this protein is wrapped around the base of the L1 stalk), with amino-acid sequence MEVILLDKVTNLGGLGDQVKVRPGYGRNYLIPNGKAVMATPDNKAYFEERRAELEKAAAEAKAAAEARAEKINGTSVEIAGKAGEEGKLFGSVGTEDIAVAVAAATGTEVAKHEVLLPKGVLRNVGEYEVELQLHADVSAEVKVVVVAEA; translated from the coding sequence ATGGAAGTAATCTTGTTGGATAAGGTGACCAATTTGGGCGGCTTGGGCGACCAAGTCAAGGTACGTCCCGGTTATGGTCGCAATTACCTGATTCCTAACGGTAAGGCCGTCATGGCCACACCGGACAACAAGGCCTATTTTGAAGAACGTCGCGCGGAGCTGGAAAAGGCTGCGGCGGAGGCCAAGGCCGCCGCCGAGGCGCGTGCGGAGAAGATCAACGGCACCAGCGTTGAGATAGCCGGCAAGGCCGGCGAAGAAGGCAAGTTGTTCGGTTCCGTGGGGACTGAGGACATCGCCGTGGCGGTGGCCGCTGCCACCGGCACCGAGGTGGCCAAGCATGAAGTGCTGCTGCCCAAGGGTGTGCTGCGCAATGTCGGCGAATACGAGGTCGAGCTGCAGCTGCATGCCGATGTCAGCGCCGAAGTGAAGGTGGTCGTGGTCGCCGAGGCCTAA